A DNA window from Babylonia areolata isolate BAREFJ2019XMU chromosome 28, ASM4173473v1, whole genome shotgun sequence contains the following coding sequences:
- the LOC143301862 gene encoding adaptin ear-binding coat-associated protein 1-like: MADSAYESVLLVKSEVFVYKIPPRPSNRGYRAAEWKLDAPDWTGRLRVVSINKDLFIKLENKDGELFAQCPVECYPSVAVEPVMDSSRYFVIRIKDESGRSAFIGIGFADRSDSFDLNVSLQDHFKWLKQEKDAEKATQELLQGPSLDLGFKAGQTIHLNIGTKRSDAPPSKSRPKPRAMGGPLLPPPPASSGGGPMKIPPPSGGGLIPPPSTGPGFVPAPPAPSSSSSNPPAPTAAGGGSSNVDLLLDLGGGSDWSSSAPAPPLAPVTSLDQSGGDVWGDFTSASSGSNSSTQAASANSGGTNWVQF; encoded by the exons ATGGCTGACAGTGCGTACGAATCCGTATTGTTGGTTAAAAGTGAAGTGTTTGTCTACAAAATTCCTCCTCGTCCGTCCAACAGAGGATACAG GGCAGCAGAGTGGAAGTTGGACGCCCCAGACTGGACAGGACGACTGAGGGTGGTGTCCATCAACAAGGATCTCTTCATCAAACTGGAGAACAAGGATG GTGAATTATTTGCACAATGCCCGGTGGAGTGCTACCCAAGTGTTGCTGTTGAACCTGTCATGGATTCCAGTCGATACTTTGTCATCAGGATTAAAGATGAAAGTG GGAGAAGTGCCTTCATTGGGATAGGGTTTGCCGACCGATCAGATTCCTTCGACCTCAACGTGTCTCTTCAGGACCACTTCAA gtggcTGAAGCAGGAGAAGGATGCAGAGAAAGCGACCCAGGAGCTGTTGCAGGGGCCGTCACTGGACCTGGGCTTCAAGGCTGGACAGACCATCCACCTCAACATTGGG ACCAAGAGAAGCGACGCCCCCCCCTCCAAGTCCAGACCCAAACCTCGCGCCATGGGGGGACCTCTGCTGCCCCCGCCCCCGGCCAGCAGCGGAGGGGGCCCCATGAAGATCCCTCCGCCCTCTGGTGGGGGGttgatcccccctccctccaccggcCCCGGCTTTGTGCccgctccccctgccccctcctcctcctcttctaaccCACCTGCCCCCACTGCTGCTGGTGGCGGTTCTTCCAACGTAGATCTGTTGCTGGACCTGGGGGGAGGCAGTGACTGGTCCAGCTCTGCCCCCGCTCCTCCTCTGGCGCCGGTTACCTCCCTGGATCAGAGCGGCGGGGACGTGTGGGGCGACTTCACCAGTGCCAGTAGTGGTAGtaacag cagtaCACAGGCAGCTTCGGCCAACAGCGGGGGCACAAACTGGGTCCAGTTTTGA
- the LOC143301942 gene encoding uncharacterized protein LOC143301942, whose product MASDEQSDSSNSGDLVNDRASAPASGNDSISRVLGRLQESRFNCSTTDAQWPVIVVNPFRYRRRQRPPASEVDDEALWPIPPPEDLSHHFTDADLERQIEKKFLSFVANSCDEQSNWRRLCRKVKLDQSSLWRLDQEYSNHVREYIYQLLLMWKRRHPEARVRDLVKILSESLMADAAVELKKYLASIHWND is encoded by the exons ATGGCTTCTGACGAGCAGTCAGACAGCAGTAACAGTGGTGACCTGGTGAATGACCGTGCCTCTGCTCCAGCAAGTGGAAatgaca GTATCAGCAGAGTTCTTGGCAGGCTACAGGAGTCACGCTTTAACTGTTCAACAACAGACGCCCAGTGGCCAGTGATTGTGGTGAACCCTTTCCGCTACCGCCGACGACAGCGGCCCCCTGCCAGTGAAGTGGACGATGAGGCTTTGTGGCCGATACCTCCCCCTGAGGACTTGTCACACCACTTCACTGATGCtg ACCTGGAGCGACAGATAGAGAAGAAGTTTCTGAGTTTTGTGGCCAACTCCTGTGATGAACAGAGCAACTGGAGACGATTGT GTCGGAAGGTGAAGCTGGACCAGTCATCGCTATGGCGACTGGACCAGGAGTACAGCAATCATGTGCGGGAGTACATCTACCAGCTGCTGTTGATGTGGAAACGCCGACACCCGGAGGCCAGGGTTCGAGACCTGGTGAAGATTCTGAGTGAGAGTTTGATGGCCGACGCAGCCGTGGAGTTGAAGAAATACTTGGCTTCCATCCACTGGAATGACTGA